One part of the Rutidosis leptorrhynchoides isolate AG116_Rl617_1_P2 chromosome 1, CSIRO_AGI_Rlap_v1, whole genome shotgun sequence genome encodes these proteins:
- the LOC139904638 gene encoding uncharacterized mitochondrial protein AtMg00820-like, with the protein MPPPTITPTTPNPTPVVANVPVVPPPVPTVTTRSQNNIYKPNPKYVHTTTTASRTVEPTTINQALSDPAWNAAMQEELRPLRALDTWELVPADSSQNIVKCKWVFWIKYLPDGTIDRYRARLVAKGFQQRAGIDYNEIFSTVVKSAIIRTLLSLAVTNNWSL; encoded by the coding sequence ATGCCACCGCCTACCATCACTCCAACCACACCAAATCCAACACCTGTTGTGGCCAATGTTCCGGTAGTTCCACCACCCGTGCCTACTGTCACTACTCGCTCACAAAATAATATTTACAAGCCCAACCCCAAATATGTTCACACCACTACCACAGCTTCTCGAACAGTTGAACCCACCACCATCAATCAAGCGCTTTCTGATCCAGCCTGGAACGCAGCTATGCAGGAGGAACTTCGACCTCTCCGTGCTCTTGACACGTGGGAACTTGTTCCAGCAGATTCATCTCAGAATATTGTAAAGTGTAAGTGGGTTTTTTGGATTAAATATCTTCCTGATGGAACCATTGACAGGTACCGTGCTCGTTTAGTGGCTAAGGGGTTTCAACAGCGTGCCGGTATTGATTATAATGAGATCTTTAGTACCGTGGTCAAATCGGCCATAATTCGTACATTACTCAGTCTTGCTGTCACGAACAACTGGTCTCTTTGA